In a genomic window of Numenius arquata chromosome 5, bNumArq3.hap1.1, whole genome shotgun sequence:
- the YTHDC1 gene encoding YTH domain-containing protein 1 isoform X1 has product MAADSREEKGELNLFMEGSNTPQSQQKMSCRRTQLGVPVMKRTHLDLSPSAVMNYGELNVLDDILTDAPDQDDELYNPDSEQDKSEKKGSKRKTDRMENAESKRQKPSVHSSRQMMPKPPSSSVSNNKRIVSTKGKPVSEYKNEEYQRSDRNKRPDGDRKTRMSSSSREPYKGQPEKTCMRKRDIDRRAKSSTPDGSERIRHEVDRRPSRSSHSSKEEVNSEEYCSDHETGSSGSSEQGNTENEEEGMEEEEDDEGEEDEEVEEDGEEDEEEYEQDERDQKEGNDYDTRSEASDSDSESASFTDGSVRSGTGSDASDEKKKERKRARGISPIVFDRSGSSASESYAGSEKKHEKLSSSVRAVQKDQTSKLKYILQDARFFLIKSNNHENVSLAKAKGVWSTLPVNEKKLNAAFRSARSVILIFSVRESGKFQGFARLSSESHHGGSPIHWVLPAGMNAKMLGGVFKIDWICRRELPFTKSAHLTNPWNEHKPVKIGRDGQEIEPECGTQLCLLFPPDESIDLYQVIHKMRHKRRMHSQPRSRGRPSRRDPVRDVGRRRPEDYDIHNSRKKPRIDYPPEFHQRPGYIKDPRYPEVDRRFSGVRRDVFLNGSYNDYVREFHNMGPPPPWQGMPPYPGMEQPPHHPYYQHHAPPPQAHPPYSGHHPVPHEARYRDKRVHDYDMRVDDFLRRTQAVVSGRRSRPRERDRERERDRPRDNRRDRERDRGRDRERERERICDRDRDRGERGRYRR; this is encoded by the exons GTGAGTTAAATTTGTTCATGGAAGGATCCAACACACCCCAGAGTCAACAAAAGATGAGTTGCAGGAGAACCCAGTTGGGAGTGCCTGTAATGAAAAGGACTCATTTGGACCTTTCCCCTTCAGCAGTGATGAACT aTGGTGAACTGAATGTTCTGGATGACATTTTGACTGACGCTCCTGACCAAGATGATGAGTTGTATAACCCCGACAGCGAGCaagataaaagtgagaaaaagg gatcaaaaagaaaaactgacagGATGGAAAACGCTGAAAGCAAGAGACAAAAACCTTCTGTGCATTCATCGAGGCAAATGATGCCAAAGCCTCCTAGTTCATCAGTTAGCAATAACAAGAGAATAGTGAGTACGAAAGGAAAACCAGTATCAGAATACAAGAATGAGGAGTATCAAAGGTCTGATAGAAACAAGCGCCCAGATGGTGATCGAAAGACACGCATGTCAAGCAGTTCCAGGGAACCGTATAAAGGACAACCAGAAAAAACTTGCATGAGGAAGAGGGATATTGACAGAAGGGCGAAGTCTTCTACGCCAGATGGTTCAGAG AGAATCAGGCATGAAGTGGATAGAAGACCGAGCAGATCCAGCCATTCTTCTAAAGAAGAGGTGAACTCTGAGGAATATTGTTCAGATCATGAGACTGGCAGTAGTGGTTCCTCTGAACAAGGCAATACAGAGAATGAAGAGGAAGGAatggaagaagaggaagatgatgaaggggaggaggatgaagaggtggaagaagatggggaggaggatgaagaagagtATGAACAGGATGAGAGAGATCAGAAGGAAGGAAATGACTATGACACACGAAGTGAAGCcagtgattctgattctgaatcgGCCTCTTTCACAGATGGGTCAGTCAGGTCTGGGACTGGTTCAGATGCATCAG ATGAgaaaaagaaggagaggaaaagagctaGAGGTATCTCTCCGATTGTTTTTGACAGAAGTGGAAGTTCTGCATCAGAATCATATGCAG GTTCAGAAAAGAAGCATGAGAAATTATCATCTTCCGTTCGTGCTGTCCAAAAAG ACCAAACAAGTAAACTTAAATACATTCTCCAAGATGCAAGATTCTTTCTCATCAAGAGTAATAACCATGAAAACGTATCACTTGCTAAAGCAAAG ggAGTATGGTCGACGCTTCCAGTGAATGAAAAGAAGCTTAATGCTGCATTTAGATCAGCGAGGAGtgttattttgatattttctgtaAGAGAGAGTGGCAAATTCCAAG GATTTGCAAGACTGTCTTCAGAGTCCCATCATGGAGGATCACCTATACACTGGGTGCTGCCTGCAGGAATGAATGCAAAGATGTTGGGAGGTGTCTTTAAAATTGACTGGATTTGCAG GCGTGAATTGCCGTTCACTAAGTCTGCTCACCTGACCAATCCTTGGAATGAACATAAGCCAGTGAAGATTGGACGTGATGGACAG GAAATAGAGCCGGAATGCGGAACCCAACtttgtcttctcttccctcctgaTGAAAGTATTGACTTGTATCAAGTCATTCATAAAATGAGGCACAAGAGAAGAATGCACTCACAACCCCGATCAAGAGGACGCCCATCCCGTCGAGACCCCGTTCGGGACGTGGGAAG GCGTCGACCAGAAGATTATGATATTCAtaacagcagaaagaaaccaaGGATTGACTATCCCCCTGAGTTTCACCAAAGACCAG GGTATATAAAGGATCCCAGATATCCTGAAGTAGACAG ACGATTTTCAGGAGTTCGAcgagatgtatttttaaatggg TCCTACAATGATTACGTGAGAGAATTCCACAACATGGGACCACCACCACCGTGGCAAGGAATG CCACCGTATCCAGGTATGGAGCAGCCTCCACACCACCCTTACTATCAGCACCATGCACCTCCACCTCAAGCTCACCCTCCATACTCAGGACATCATCCTGTACCACATGAAGCAAGATACAGAGACAAACGAGTA CACGACTATGACATGAGAGTAGACGACTTTCTTCGCCGCACACAAGCAGTTGTCAGCGGTCGGAGAAGCAGGCCTCGGGAGAGGGACCGAGAGCGGGAACGGGACCGTCCTAGAGATAACAGAAGAGACAGAGAACGTGACAGAGGCCGTGatcgggaaagggagagagagaggatttGTGATCGGGACAGAGACAGAGGTGAAAGAGGTAGATACCGAAGATAA
- the YTHDC1 gene encoding YTH domain-containing protein 1 isoform X2 — protein sequence MAADSREEKGELNLFMEGSNTPQSQQKMSCRRTQLGVPVMKRTHLDLSPSAVMNYGELNVLDDILTDAPDQDDELYNPDSEQDKSEKKGSKRKTDRMENAESKRQKPSVHSSRQMMPKPPSSSVSNNKRIVSTKGKPVSEYKNEEYQRSDRNKRPDGDRKTRMSSSSREPYKGQPEKTCMRKRDIDRRAKSSTPDGSERIRHEVDRRPSRSSHSSKEEVNSEEYCSDHETGSSGSSEQGNTENEEEGMEEEEDDEGEEDEEVEEDGEEDEEEYEQDERDQKEGNDYDTRSEASDSDSESASFTDGSVRSGTGSDASDEKKKERKRARGISPIVFDRSGSSASESYADQTSKLKYILQDARFFLIKSNNHENVSLAKAKGVWSTLPVNEKKLNAAFRSARSVILIFSVRESGKFQGFARLSSESHHGGSPIHWVLPAGMNAKMLGGVFKIDWICRRELPFTKSAHLTNPWNEHKPVKIGRDGQEIEPECGTQLCLLFPPDESIDLYQVIHKMRHKRRMHSQPRSRGRPSRRDPVRDVGRRRPEDYDIHNSRKKPRIDYPPEFHQRPGYIKDPRYPEVDRRFSGVRRDVFLNGSYNDYVREFHNMGPPPPWQGMPPYPGMEQPPHHPYYQHHAPPPQAHPPYSGHHPVPHEARYRDKRVHDYDMRVDDFLRRTQAVVSGRRSRPRERDRERERDRPRDNRRDRERDRGRDRERERERICDRDRDRGERGRYRR from the exons GTGAGTTAAATTTGTTCATGGAAGGATCCAACACACCCCAGAGTCAACAAAAGATGAGTTGCAGGAGAACCCAGTTGGGAGTGCCTGTAATGAAAAGGACTCATTTGGACCTTTCCCCTTCAGCAGTGATGAACT aTGGTGAACTGAATGTTCTGGATGACATTTTGACTGACGCTCCTGACCAAGATGATGAGTTGTATAACCCCGACAGCGAGCaagataaaagtgagaaaaagg gatcaaaaagaaaaactgacagGATGGAAAACGCTGAAAGCAAGAGACAAAAACCTTCTGTGCATTCATCGAGGCAAATGATGCCAAAGCCTCCTAGTTCATCAGTTAGCAATAACAAGAGAATAGTGAGTACGAAAGGAAAACCAGTATCAGAATACAAGAATGAGGAGTATCAAAGGTCTGATAGAAACAAGCGCCCAGATGGTGATCGAAAGACACGCATGTCAAGCAGTTCCAGGGAACCGTATAAAGGACAACCAGAAAAAACTTGCATGAGGAAGAGGGATATTGACAGAAGGGCGAAGTCTTCTACGCCAGATGGTTCAGAG AGAATCAGGCATGAAGTGGATAGAAGACCGAGCAGATCCAGCCATTCTTCTAAAGAAGAGGTGAACTCTGAGGAATATTGTTCAGATCATGAGACTGGCAGTAGTGGTTCCTCTGAACAAGGCAATACAGAGAATGAAGAGGAAGGAatggaagaagaggaagatgatgaaggggaggaggatgaagaggtggaagaagatggggaggaggatgaagaagagtATGAACAGGATGAGAGAGATCAGAAGGAAGGAAATGACTATGACACACGAAGTGAAGCcagtgattctgattctgaatcgGCCTCTTTCACAGATGGGTCAGTCAGGTCTGGGACTGGTTCAGATGCATCAG ATGAgaaaaagaaggagaggaaaagagctaGAGGTATCTCTCCGATTGTTTTTGACAGAAGTGGAAGTTCTGCATCAGAATCATATGCAG ACCAAACAAGTAAACTTAAATACATTCTCCAAGATGCAAGATTCTTTCTCATCAAGAGTAATAACCATGAAAACGTATCACTTGCTAAAGCAAAG ggAGTATGGTCGACGCTTCCAGTGAATGAAAAGAAGCTTAATGCTGCATTTAGATCAGCGAGGAGtgttattttgatattttctgtaAGAGAGAGTGGCAAATTCCAAG GATTTGCAAGACTGTCTTCAGAGTCCCATCATGGAGGATCACCTATACACTGGGTGCTGCCTGCAGGAATGAATGCAAAGATGTTGGGAGGTGTCTTTAAAATTGACTGGATTTGCAG GCGTGAATTGCCGTTCACTAAGTCTGCTCACCTGACCAATCCTTGGAATGAACATAAGCCAGTGAAGATTGGACGTGATGGACAG GAAATAGAGCCGGAATGCGGAACCCAACtttgtcttctcttccctcctgaTGAAAGTATTGACTTGTATCAAGTCATTCATAAAATGAGGCACAAGAGAAGAATGCACTCACAACCCCGATCAAGAGGACGCCCATCCCGTCGAGACCCCGTTCGGGACGTGGGAAG GCGTCGACCAGAAGATTATGATATTCAtaacagcagaaagaaaccaaGGATTGACTATCCCCCTGAGTTTCACCAAAGACCAG GGTATATAAAGGATCCCAGATATCCTGAAGTAGACAG ACGATTTTCAGGAGTTCGAcgagatgtatttttaaatggg TCCTACAATGATTACGTGAGAGAATTCCACAACATGGGACCACCACCACCGTGGCAAGGAATG CCACCGTATCCAGGTATGGAGCAGCCTCCACACCACCCTTACTATCAGCACCATGCACCTCCACCTCAAGCTCACCCTCCATACTCAGGACATCATCCTGTACCACATGAAGCAAGATACAGAGACAAACGAGTA CACGACTATGACATGAGAGTAGACGACTTTCTTCGCCGCACACAAGCAGTTGTCAGCGGTCGGAGAAGCAGGCCTCGGGAGAGGGACCGAGAGCGGGAACGGGACCGTCCTAGAGATAACAGAAGAGACAGAGAACGTGACAGAGGCCGTGatcgggaaagggagagagagaggatttGTGATCGGGACAGAGACAGAGGTGAAAGAGGTAGATACCGAAGATAA
- the YTHDC1 gene encoding YTH domain-containing protein 1 isoform X4, whose protein sequence is MAADSREEKDGELNVLDDILTDAPDQDDELYNPDSEQDKSEKKGSKRKTDRMENAESKRQKPSVHSSRQMMPKPPSSSVSNNKRIVSTKGKPVSEYKNEEYQRSDRNKRPDGDRKTRMSSSSREPYKGQPEKTCMRKRDIDRRAKSSTPDGSERIRHEVDRRPSRSSHSSKEEVNSEEYCSDHETGSSGSSEQGNTENEEEGMEEEEDDEGEEDEEVEEDGEEDEEEYEQDERDQKEGNDYDTRSEASDSDSESASFTDGSVRSGTGSDASDEKKKERKRARGISPIVFDRSGSSASESYADQTSKLKYILQDARFFLIKSNNHENVSLAKAKGVWSTLPVNEKKLNAAFRSARSVILIFSVRESGKFQGFARLSSESHHGGSPIHWVLPAGMNAKMLGGVFKIDWICRRELPFTKSAHLTNPWNEHKPVKIGRDGQEIEPECGTQLCLLFPPDESIDLYQVIHKMRHKRRMHSQPRSRGRPSRRDPVRDVGRRRPEDYDIHNSRKKPRIDYPPEFHQRPGYIKDPRYPEVDRRFSGVRRDVFLNGSYNDYVREFHNMGPPPPWQGMPPYPGMEQPPHHPYYQHHAPPPQAHPPYSGHHPVPHEARYRDKRVHDYDMRVDDFLRRTQAVVSGRRSRPRERDRERERDRPRDNRRDRERDRGRDRERERERICDRDRDRGERGRYRR, encoded by the exons aTGGTGAACTGAATGTTCTGGATGACATTTTGACTGACGCTCCTGACCAAGATGATGAGTTGTATAACCCCGACAGCGAGCaagataaaagtgagaaaaagg gatcaaaaagaaaaactgacagGATGGAAAACGCTGAAAGCAAGAGACAAAAACCTTCTGTGCATTCATCGAGGCAAATGATGCCAAAGCCTCCTAGTTCATCAGTTAGCAATAACAAGAGAATAGTGAGTACGAAAGGAAAACCAGTATCAGAATACAAGAATGAGGAGTATCAAAGGTCTGATAGAAACAAGCGCCCAGATGGTGATCGAAAGACACGCATGTCAAGCAGTTCCAGGGAACCGTATAAAGGACAACCAGAAAAAACTTGCATGAGGAAGAGGGATATTGACAGAAGGGCGAAGTCTTCTACGCCAGATGGTTCAGAG AGAATCAGGCATGAAGTGGATAGAAGACCGAGCAGATCCAGCCATTCTTCTAAAGAAGAGGTGAACTCTGAGGAATATTGTTCAGATCATGAGACTGGCAGTAGTGGTTCCTCTGAACAAGGCAATACAGAGAATGAAGAGGAAGGAatggaagaagaggaagatgatgaaggggaggaggatgaagaggtggaagaagatggggaggaggatgaagaagagtATGAACAGGATGAGAGAGATCAGAAGGAAGGAAATGACTATGACACACGAAGTGAAGCcagtgattctgattctgaatcgGCCTCTTTCACAGATGGGTCAGTCAGGTCTGGGACTGGTTCAGATGCATCAG ATGAgaaaaagaaggagaggaaaagagctaGAGGTATCTCTCCGATTGTTTTTGACAGAAGTGGAAGTTCTGCATCAGAATCATATGCAG ACCAAACAAGTAAACTTAAATACATTCTCCAAGATGCAAGATTCTTTCTCATCAAGAGTAATAACCATGAAAACGTATCACTTGCTAAAGCAAAG ggAGTATGGTCGACGCTTCCAGTGAATGAAAAGAAGCTTAATGCTGCATTTAGATCAGCGAGGAGtgttattttgatattttctgtaAGAGAGAGTGGCAAATTCCAAG GATTTGCAAGACTGTCTTCAGAGTCCCATCATGGAGGATCACCTATACACTGGGTGCTGCCTGCAGGAATGAATGCAAAGATGTTGGGAGGTGTCTTTAAAATTGACTGGATTTGCAG GCGTGAATTGCCGTTCACTAAGTCTGCTCACCTGACCAATCCTTGGAATGAACATAAGCCAGTGAAGATTGGACGTGATGGACAG GAAATAGAGCCGGAATGCGGAACCCAACtttgtcttctcttccctcctgaTGAAAGTATTGACTTGTATCAAGTCATTCATAAAATGAGGCACAAGAGAAGAATGCACTCACAACCCCGATCAAGAGGACGCCCATCCCGTCGAGACCCCGTTCGGGACGTGGGAAG GCGTCGACCAGAAGATTATGATATTCAtaacagcagaaagaaaccaaGGATTGACTATCCCCCTGAGTTTCACCAAAGACCAG GGTATATAAAGGATCCCAGATATCCTGAAGTAGACAG ACGATTTTCAGGAGTTCGAcgagatgtatttttaaatggg TCCTACAATGATTACGTGAGAGAATTCCACAACATGGGACCACCACCACCGTGGCAAGGAATG CCACCGTATCCAGGTATGGAGCAGCCTCCACACCACCCTTACTATCAGCACCATGCACCTCCACCTCAAGCTCACCCTCCATACTCAGGACATCATCCTGTACCACATGAAGCAAGATACAGAGACAAACGAGTA CACGACTATGACATGAGAGTAGACGACTTTCTTCGCCGCACACAAGCAGTTGTCAGCGGTCGGAGAAGCAGGCCTCGGGAGAGGGACCGAGAGCGGGAACGGGACCGTCCTAGAGATAACAGAAGAGACAGAGAACGTGACAGAGGCCGTGatcgggaaagggagagagagaggatttGTGATCGGGACAGAGACAGAGGTGAAAGAGGTAGATACCGAAGATAA
- the YTHDC1 gene encoding YTH domain-containing protein 1 isoform X3, translating to MAADSREEKDGELNVLDDILTDAPDQDDELYNPDSEQDKSEKKGSKRKTDRMENAESKRQKPSVHSSRQMMPKPPSSSVSNNKRIVSTKGKPVSEYKNEEYQRSDRNKRPDGDRKTRMSSSSREPYKGQPEKTCMRKRDIDRRAKSSTPDGSERIRHEVDRRPSRSSHSSKEEVNSEEYCSDHETGSSGSSEQGNTENEEEGMEEEEDDEGEEDEEVEEDGEEDEEEYEQDERDQKEGNDYDTRSEASDSDSESASFTDGSVRSGTGSDASDEKKKERKRARGISPIVFDRSGSSASESYAGSEKKHEKLSSSVRAVQKDQTSKLKYILQDARFFLIKSNNHENVSLAKAKGVWSTLPVNEKKLNAAFRSARSVILIFSVRESGKFQGFARLSSESHHGGSPIHWVLPAGMNAKMLGGVFKIDWICRRELPFTKSAHLTNPWNEHKPVKIGRDGQEIEPECGTQLCLLFPPDESIDLYQVIHKMRHKRRMHSQPRSRGRPSRRDPVRDVGRRRPEDYDIHNSRKKPRIDYPPEFHQRPGYIKDPRYPEVDRRFSGVRRDVFLNGSYNDYVREFHNMGPPPPWQGMPPYPGMEQPPHHPYYQHHAPPPQAHPPYSGHHPVPHEARYRDKRVHDYDMRVDDFLRRTQAVVSGRRSRPRERDRERERDRPRDNRRDRERDRGRDRERERERICDRDRDRGERGRYRR from the exons aTGGTGAACTGAATGTTCTGGATGACATTTTGACTGACGCTCCTGACCAAGATGATGAGTTGTATAACCCCGACAGCGAGCaagataaaagtgagaaaaagg gatcaaaaagaaaaactgacagGATGGAAAACGCTGAAAGCAAGAGACAAAAACCTTCTGTGCATTCATCGAGGCAAATGATGCCAAAGCCTCCTAGTTCATCAGTTAGCAATAACAAGAGAATAGTGAGTACGAAAGGAAAACCAGTATCAGAATACAAGAATGAGGAGTATCAAAGGTCTGATAGAAACAAGCGCCCAGATGGTGATCGAAAGACACGCATGTCAAGCAGTTCCAGGGAACCGTATAAAGGACAACCAGAAAAAACTTGCATGAGGAAGAGGGATATTGACAGAAGGGCGAAGTCTTCTACGCCAGATGGTTCAGAG AGAATCAGGCATGAAGTGGATAGAAGACCGAGCAGATCCAGCCATTCTTCTAAAGAAGAGGTGAACTCTGAGGAATATTGTTCAGATCATGAGACTGGCAGTAGTGGTTCCTCTGAACAAGGCAATACAGAGAATGAAGAGGAAGGAatggaagaagaggaagatgatgaaggggaggaggatgaagaggtggaagaagatggggaggaggatgaagaagagtATGAACAGGATGAGAGAGATCAGAAGGAAGGAAATGACTATGACACACGAAGTGAAGCcagtgattctgattctgaatcgGCCTCTTTCACAGATGGGTCAGTCAGGTCTGGGACTGGTTCAGATGCATCAG ATGAgaaaaagaaggagaggaaaagagctaGAGGTATCTCTCCGATTGTTTTTGACAGAAGTGGAAGTTCTGCATCAGAATCATATGCAG GTTCAGAAAAGAAGCATGAGAAATTATCATCTTCCGTTCGTGCTGTCCAAAAAG ACCAAACAAGTAAACTTAAATACATTCTCCAAGATGCAAGATTCTTTCTCATCAAGAGTAATAACCATGAAAACGTATCACTTGCTAAAGCAAAG ggAGTATGGTCGACGCTTCCAGTGAATGAAAAGAAGCTTAATGCTGCATTTAGATCAGCGAGGAGtgttattttgatattttctgtaAGAGAGAGTGGCAAATTCCAAG GATTTGCAAGACTGTCTTCAGAGTCCCATCATGGAGGATCACCTATACACTGGGTGCTGCCTGCAGGAATGAATGCAAAGATGTTGGGAGGTGTCTTTAAAATTGACTGGATTTGCAG GCGTGAATTGCCGTTCACTAAGTCTGCTCACCTGACCAATCCTTGGAATGAACATAAGCCAGTGAAGATTGGACGTGATGGACAG GAAATAGAGCCGGAATGCGGAACCCAACtttgtcttctcttccctcctgaTGAAAGTATTGACTTGTATCAAGTCATTCATAAAATGAGGCACAAGAGAAGAATGCACTCACAACCCCGATCAAGAGGACGCCCATCCCGTCGAGACCCCGTTCGGGACGTGGGAAG GCGTCGACCAGAAGATTATGATATTCAtaacagcagaaagaaaccaaGGATTGACTATCCCCCTGAGTTTCACCAAAGACCAG GGTATATAAAGGATCCCAGATATCCTGAAGTAGACAG ACGATTTTCAGGAGTTCGAcgagatgtatttttaaatggg TCCTACAATGATTACGTGAGAGAATTCCACAACATGGGACCACCACCACCGTGGCAAGGAATG CCACCGTATCCAGGTATGGAGCAGCCTCCACACCACCCTTACTATCAGCACCATGCACCTCCACCTCAAGCTCACCCTCCATACTCAGGACATCATCCTGTACCACATGAAGCAAGATACAGAGACAAACGAGTA CACGACTATGACATGAGAGTAGACGACTTTCTTCGCCGCACACAAGCAGTTGTCAGCGGTCGGAGAAGCAGGCCTCGGGAGAGGGACCGAGAGCGGGAACGGGACCGTCCTAGAGATAACAGAAGAGACAGAGAACGTGACAGAGGCCGTGatcgggaaagggagagagagaggatttGTGATCGGGACAGAGACAGAGGTGAAAGAGGTAGATACCGAAGATAA